A portion of the Limanda limanda chromosome 3, fLimLim1.1, whole genome shotgun sequence genome contains these proteins:
- the tmco3 gene encoding transmembrane and coiled-coil domain-containing protein 3 produces the protein MQVVYWLLCLGLASAAAVLQRDQVAKNAIHLYRSKGVKQGHSWVANNCKRMVGLLRQKNVVVKKLAAAADAVGRDLALSESERHFQVHTLEVFQKELNESEHLVFQAVHSLQRALQGDYKDVVNMKESSRQRLEALREAAIKEEQEYMELVAAEKHQQEAVKSALAQNKTLSMLDEILEDVRKAADRLEEEIEEHVFDNNKQMKGVNVEAVLRVEEDEENGGKRKNKSRHKEVEDDMGLSMLIDSQSNQYVLTKPRDSTMPRVDHHFIKDLVTVVMLSLPCGWICSLVGLPPMFGYVICGVLLGPSGLNSIRSMVQVETLGELGVFFTLFVVGLEFSPERLRKVWKTSVQGTCYLSLLMVGAGLLWGQALHIRPTQTVFISTCLSLSSTPLVSRFLAGGSRVDKEGDSDYSSVLLGMLVMQDVQLGLFIAVMPTLIQAQSGDMDSLLFEGLRVLYLLLQVLVSLAAVLLLCLLLKKFVIGPYYKKLHAESKGNKEILVLGMAAFVFFMLTVTEYLDISMELGCFLAGALLSTQGHMVTTEVTGCIEPIRDFLVIIFFASIGLHVFPTFVLYELTILLVLTFTLVIMKFFMAVLVLSAILPPGSRHIRWIVSAGLAQVSEFSFVLSSRARRAGIISREVYLLILSVTTLSLLLAPVLWRVTTHRWVPRVELKTVP, from the exons ATGCAGGTTGTCTATTGGCTGCTGTGCCTTGGCCTGGCAAGTGCAGCCGCTGTGCTGCAGAGGGACCAGGTGGCCAAGAATGCCATCCACCTCTACCGGAGCAAGGGGGTCAAACAAGGCCACAGCTGGGTGGCCAACAACTGCAAGCGCATGGTTGGTCTCCTGCGTCAGAAGAATGTGGTTGTCAAGAAGCTGGCTGCCGCTGCCGATGCTGTTGGAAGAGACCTGGCGCTGTCGGAGTCCGAGAGGCACTTCCAG GTTCACACTCTGGAGGTTTTCCAGAAAGAGCTGAATGAGAGCGAGCACCTGGTGTTCCAGGCGGTGCACagcctgcagagggcgctgcagGGCGACTACAAGGACGTGGTGAACATGAaggagagcagcagacagaggctgGAGGCCCTCAGGGAGGCGGCCATAAAG gaggagcaggagtacATGGAGCTGGTGGCTGCAGAGAAGCACCAGCAGGAGGCTGTGAAGAGCGCTTTGGCCCAGAACAAGACTCTGTCCATGCTAGATGAAATCCTGGAGGATGTCCGGAAGGCAGCAGACcgactggaggaggagatcgaGGAGCACGTCTTcgacaacaacaaacag ATGAAAGGAGTGAACGTAGAGGCAGTGCTGAGagtggaggaagatgaggagaacggagggaagaggaaaaacaagtcCAGGCACAAGGAAGTGGAGGATGACATGGGGCTTAGCATGCTCATCGACTCGCAGAGCAACCAGTACGTTCTGACTAAACCACGAGACTCCACGATGCCGAGAGTTGACCACCACTTCATCAAG gacTTGGTGACCGTGGTGATGCTGTCTTTACCTTGCGGCTGGATCTGCTCTTTAGTAGGTCTGCCTCCAATGTTTGGATACGTCATCTGTGGGGTCCTGCTTGGTCCTTCTGGCCTCAACAGCATCAgg TCGATGGTGCAGGTGGAGACTCTTGGGGAGCTGGGTGTGTTCTTCACTCTCTTTGTGGTGGGACTGGAGTTCTCACCTGAGCGCCTTCGAAAG GTTTGGAAGACGTCAGTTCAGGGGACGTGCTACCTGAGTCTGCTGATGGTGGGGGCCGGTTTGTTGTGGGGACAAGCCTTGCATATTCGACCCACCCAGACGGTCTtcatctccacctgtctgtccctgtccaGCACTCCACTCGTGTCCCGCTTCCTCGCAGGAGGGAGCAGAGTGGACAAAGAAG GTGACTCGGACTACAGCAGTGTTCTTCTTGGGATGTTGGTGATGCAGGATGTTCAGCTCGGCCTCTTCATCGCTGTCATGCCGACTCTGATCCAGGCACAGAGTGGAGACATGGACAG CCTCCTGTTTGAAGGCCTGCGCGTGCTGTACCTCCTGCTCCAGGTCCTGGTGTCCCTCGCTgccgtgctgctgctgtgtttgcttCTCAAGAAATTCGTGATTGGTCCGTATTACAAGAAGCTGCACGCTGAGAGCAAAGGCAACAAGGAGATCCTGGTGCTTGGGATGGCAGCGTTTGTCTTTTTCATGCTGACG GTAACGGAGTATCTTGACATTTCTATGGAGCTGGGCTGTTTCCTGGCTGGAGCGTTGCTGTCCACACAGGGTCACATGGTCACCACAGAGGTCACGGGATGCATCGAGCCAATCAGGGATTTCCTCGTTATCATCTTCTTTGCCTCTATTG GTCTCCACGTGTTCCCGACGTTCGTGCTGTATGAGCTCACCATCCTGCTGGTGCTCACATTCACTCTCGTCATTATGAAG TTTTTCATGGCTGTGCTGGTGCTCTCAGCGATCCTACCTCCGGGCTCTCGACACATACGATGGATCGTCTCAGCCGGACTTGCGCAGGTCAGCGAGTTCTCCTTCGTCCTGAGCAGCCGTGCACGTCGAGCTGGCATCATCTCCAGAGAG GTGTACCTGCTGATTCTCAGTGTCACCACTCTCAGTTTGCTGCTGGCTCCGGTGCTGTGGAGAGTAACCACACACAGATGGGTTCCCCGGGTCGAGCTCAAAACAGTCCCATGA